GCAGCAGCGTCGGCGAGATGAGATAGCCGGCCCGGCCGCGCACCGTGCCGAGATAGTCTAGCTGCTTGGAGGCCGTGATCGCGGAGCTGACCGGCGTGACGAAATTGCCGACCGTCGCCGAGCTGTTGCTGCCGCCGACGCCCTGGATGTCGGCCTCGACGCCCACGACGAAGGTCTGGCCGAACTGATAATTATAGCCGATCTGGCCGCCGCCGATGAAGCCGTCGTTGCTGGTCGCGAGCGCGCCGCTGCCGCTGGCGCCGACCGCCCAGATATTGGCCGGGGAATTGACGAGAACATTGCCGCGCTCGTCCCATGTGTAGCCTGCGTTGAGGCCCACGTAGAACCCGCTCCAGAGCGGCGGCGGCGGCGGAGGGGGCAGCATCGGCGCCATCTTCTTCGACGGAAGGTCGGCGGCGAGCGCCGAGCCGGCCGCGGTCAGCGCGAGCATTGCAGCAGTCAGAAAAATTCTCATGACAAGGCCTCATTCGATCCGCCGCCCGAGCCCTTACGGGATCGGAAAGATTTCATCGCTCCCGCATCAAGGAAGCGCCATATTTCGCAAAAGACGTACGGAGAATTACCAGACGCGTCAACAGCCCCTCGCCCGGCCCAAACGCTCCGCAGGCACTTTGCCGGCCACTGTGTCAAATCTGCAACAGGGGGCCGATCGACCCCGCCCCGTGACTTTCACGCGGCGAAATGGCAATAGTCTCCCCCGCCGGCGACGCCGGAGCTCGCAGCGGAACGCCGCTCGGGCCTCCATGAAGACGCAGAATCACTCGCGGGAGCGCGGGATCCTGCCGAGCGATCGGAGCCTCTTTCCATGTCGATCTTCGAATCGGTCCGCAAATCGCTCGTCCCGGTTCATCCCGAAGGCTATATTT
The sequence above is a segment of the Methylosinus trichosporium OB3b genome. Coding sequences within it:
- a CDS encoding outer membrane protein, with translation MRIFLTAAMLALTAAGSALAADLPSKKMAPMLPPPPPPPLWSGFYVGLNAGYTWDERGNVLVNSPANIWAVGASGSGALATSNDGFIGGGQIGYNYQFGQTFVVGVEADIQGVGGSNSSATVGNFVTPVSSAITASKQLDYLGTVRGRAGYLISPTLLLYGTGGVAYGQANLNATVTQTGLNGATGSATVGFSDTRVGWTAGGGVEWLFMPQWSAKAEYLYYDLGRASASNTLAFQGVNVGATTVSSSFKGHVVRAGVNYHFNLFTPPAPVVAKF